The genomic DNA aaaaattatcaaacagatgtatgtatacatctgttgcaactgttgtctaacctgttgcatcagattcgttatctgtttcaacagatgagtcttatattgcaatagatggatcatctgtttgaaattatcgtactgctctgatttacaaattaaatttttttctcgcAAGCAAGGTAGCGagaatttattaaaaagaaaacttAATAGCCTTGCATTCGGATGACCTAACCGACTATGTCAGGTAGAAATGGATGTGCTGGTAGAGGTCACATGCACATGAGGAGAAGATATGGAGGGTAAATTTGGCCACTCATCGAGACCGTCCTTATTCTGACCATGCACCAACGGAGTCCACGTTTTCAAGTCCTTCACAAAAAATGAAAGGGAAAAAATTCAATAGAGGTTAGGTTATCTTGACAAAATTTAGAGAGAGAGTAAATTGCGTTTAATGCTAGGAGCACAGAGAGTGTTAGAGAGTTTGAAAGATTTATTTGATGCATTTAATTGAGTTGAACCAGTGTGAGTTATTGGTATTTTTTTACCATCACCCATGGAGACCTACTCCATCCCATTGTATGGCTGCAAATTTTGAGGTTCAACAGTGATGTGATGAGACGCGTTGGAGTCGAGAATCTATCGACAAACACTTGCAACATGACCTGGTTTATTACACAACTTACAGTGAACACCATTAGAAGAGTTGTTGGTGGTCGAAGATCGTCATAGATTGGGTGAAGTAAAGTGATTATTGGATCGCCACTATTGGTTGTTGCCATTGTTATTGTTGGGGCGACGATTGGTGTGATTGTTCGACTTACCAGGCATGTTGGAGGTTGTAGCAGAGGTAGCAGCAGCAACATTAATCTGATTGGGACCTTTTTTTGACTCTTCATGTCGAAGAAAAAGCTCATAATCCAGAAGCTTTTCGTAGAGTTCTTCATAAGTAATAGTGAAGTCCCGAGCACGGATTGCAGTAGAGATCTCATGAAACTCTGGACCCAAACCACTGAGGATCTTGACAATAAGTTCAGAGTTGGAGACCGGAGCACCAGTAGTAGAGAGTTCATCAAAAATTGACCAAATAGTTTGCAAATATT from Capsicum annuum cultivar UCD-10X-F1 unplaced genomic scaffold, UCD10Xv1.1 ctg4211, whole genome shotgun sequence includes the following:
- the LOC124891886 gene encoding uncharacterized protein LOC124891886 isoform X2, with protein sequence MGRGNNGEKRGGREQLIAATSAKTARDALHITYANKSQTRIFSLRDRLMSLTKESQPVTKYLQTIWSIFDELSTTGAPVSNSELIVKILSGLGPEFHEISTAIRARDFTITYEELYEKLLDYELFLRHEESKKGPNQINVAAATSATTSNMPGLENVDSVGAWSE
- the LOC124891886 gene encoding uncharacterized protein LOC124891886 isoform X1; the encoded protein is MGRGNNGEKRGGREQLIAATSAKTARDALHITYANKSQTRIFSLRDRLMSLTKESQPVTKYLQTIWSIFDELSTTGAPVSNSELIVKILSGLGPEFHEISTAIRARDFTITYEELYEKLLDYELFLRHEESKKGPNQINVAAATSATTSNMPGKSNNHTNRRPNNNNGNNQ